One window from the genome of Bdellovibrionales bacterium encodes:
- the ftsE gene encoding cell division ATP-binding protein FtsE, with the protein MIEFSHVYKTYPGPIHALKNIDLQIGKGEFVFLTGPSGAGKTSLFKMISAFDTATSGLVTVSGYNISQLSETKVAEYRRRIGVVFQDFRLLKDRTIFENVALPLQIRGDRPASIQKRVQEVLEQVGLTHKYDQFPEFISGGEQQRTAIARAIVHQPGVLIADEPTGNLDPELSEEIMDLLERVCSQGTTVFVATHDHEMVKRRSKRVIQLKDGLIVGDQ; encoded by the coding sequence ATGATAGAATTCTCTCACGTTTACAAAACATATCCGGGTCCGATCCATGCGCTTAAAAACATAGATCTGCAAATTGGCAAAGGGGAGTTTGTCTTCCTAACGGGGCCCAGTGGAGCTGGCAAAACCTCGCTCTTTAAAATGATCTCCGCCTTTGATACGGCGACCTCGGGTTTAGTGACAGTGTCAGGATATAACATCAGTCAGCTCAGCGAAACCAAAGTGGCTGAATACCGCCGTCGCATCGGCGTTGTTTTCCAGGATTTCCGACTACTTAAGGATCGCACGATCTTTGAAAACGTGGCTTTACCATTACAAATTCGTGGCGATCGGCCGGCTTCAATTCAAAAGCGTGTGCAAGAAGTGCTTGAGCAAGTGGGTTTGACTCATAAATACGATCAATTCCCAGAATTCATTTCAGGTGGTGAACAACAAAGAACTGCGATTGCCCGCGCGATTGTTCATCAACCCGGCGTTCTGATTGCGGATGAGCCGACAGGAAACTTAGATCCCGAACTCAGCGAAGAAATCATGGATCTTTTAGAGCGAGTTTGTTCTCAAGGTACCACCGTGTTTGTGGCGACTCACGATCACGAGATGGTGAAGCGCAGAAGCAAGCGTGTGATTCAGTTGAAAGACGGCCTTATCGTGGGGGATCAGTAA
- a CDS encoding peptidoglycan DD-metalloendopeptidase family protein: MKKILAMVFMFGSIAGAETPPVDPNLEKIAKDLQIAKENLEIQEMKQKKVLTALYSINKNMKKLVTEKADLEQQRNLTELQIQGLNQKIEENNQQTSAQRAQLTERLRAIYKLKGPTLARFLFAANSSSDLERNLKILGIVAKRDVDLIKSYRESIKDLHYRRERLEQKLASLQEVEKNLKVHEQKLQKEISQKNSILAGIRRTKMFTQEQIKHLKDKSLSYDIADSGLMDLLLKPSFENQKGTLPRPVEGLVVKNFGLIKVPDQSYVLSNKGLFISANPGAPVKAVFSGVVSFAGSLPGLGQVLILDHGDHYYTVYGNNANLRVQLGQEVAQAQVIANSGRSSFDQQNGLYFEVRHFSEPYNPMEWVKGFSR; the protein is encoded by the coding sequence ATGAAGAAAATTTTAGCGATGGTTTTCATGTTTGGATCAATTGCAGGGGCGGAAACGCCGCCTGTAGATCCAAATTTGGAAAAGATCGCAAAAGACCTGCAAATCGCCAAAGAGAATCTTGAAATCCAAGAGATGAAGCAAAAAAAAGTTCTGACGGCACTTTACTCTATCAACAAGAACATGAAAAAACTCGTCACCGAGAAAGCCGACCTCGAGCAGCAGCGCAATCTGACCGAACTTCAGATCCAAGGTCTCAATCAGAAAATCGAAGAGAACAATCAGCAGACCTCAGCACAGCGAGCTCAACTGACAGAACGCTTGCGAGCAATCTATAAACTCAAAGGCCCCACTTTGGCGCGCTTCCTTTTTGCTGCGAACAGTTCCTCCGACTTAGAAAGAAACCTCAAAATTCTTGGAATCGTGGCAAAGCGCGACGTGGATCTGATAAAGTCCTATCGTGAGTCGATCAAAGATTTGCACTATCGCCGGGAACGTCTGGAACAGAAATTAGCTTCTTTGCAAGAAGTCGAAAAAAATCTCAAAGTGCATGAACAGAAACTGCAAAAAGAGATTTCACAGAAGAACAGTATCTTGGCCGGCATTCGCCGCACGAAGATGTTCACGCAAGAGCAGATCAAACATTTAAAAGACAAATCACTGAGTTATGATATTGCGGACTCAGGTTTGATGGATTTGCTTTTGAAACCTTCTTTTGAAAATCAGAAGGGCACGTTGCCTAGACCCGTCGAAGGTCTAGTGGTGAAGAACTTCGGTCTCATCAAAGTTCCAGACCAATCCTATGTTTTGAGTAATAAAGGTCTTTTTATCTCCGCAAATCCGGGTGCACCCGTGAAAGCAGTGTTTAGCGGAGTGGTCTCATTTGCAGGAAGTTTACCTGGCCTCGGACAAGTTTTAATACTCGATCACGGAGATCATTATTATACTGTCTATGGGAATAATGCGAACTTACGCGTCCAATTGGGGCAAGAGGTTGCACAAGCTCAAGTTATTGCGAACAGCGGACGTAGTAGCTTTGATCAACAAAATGGATTATATTTTGAGGTCCGACATTTTTCAGAGCCCTACAATCCAATGGAATGGGTGAAAGGATTCAGCCGATGA
- a CDS encoding Mut7-C ubiquitin/RNAse domain-containing protein, translating into MKVFLRFYEELNQFLPSAQQKTLIELDLKQRSTVKDVIESMGVPHTEVDLILINGESVEFDQLLEDQDRVSVFPMFESFDISSVTKLREAPLRQRTDHGLRFVVDVNLGKLAHFLRMLGFDVVYHPDLYEDAVLAAISEQEHRILLTRDLGLLKRKNVHHGYYLRNRHPTQQILEVLRRFDLLHSTDLCARCLECNTPVVEIAKDRVIDRIPARVAESYDEFFICPDCQKIYWQGTHFQDMKKKLEQWQKELSP; encoded by the coding sequence GTGAAAGTTTTTCTGCGCTTCTATGAAGAACTCAATCAATTCTTGCCCTCCGCGCAACAAAAAACTCTGATTGAGTTGGATCTCAAACAGCGCTCGACAGTGAAAGATGTGATCGAATCTATGGGAGTTCCGCACACAGAAGTCGATTTGATCTTGATCAATGGCGAGAGTGTGGAGTTTGATCAGCTTCTTGAAGACCAAGATAGAGTCAGTGTCTTTCCGATGTTTGAGTCCTTTGATATTAGCTCTGTCACAAAACTGCGTGAAGCACCCCTCCGGCAAAGAACGGATCATGGCCTTCGATTTGTCGTCGATGTGAACCTAGGAAAGCTCGCGCATTTCTTACGGATGCTGGGATTTGATGTCGTCTATCATCCGGATTTGTACGAGGATGCCGTTCTCGCCGCGATTTCCGAACAAGAGCATCGAATTTTGCTGACCCGAGATCTCGGGTTGCTCAAAAGAAAGAATGTTCATCATGGGTATTACTTAAGAAATCGTCACCCGACACAGCAAATTCTCGAGGTTTTAAGACGCTTTGATTTGCTTCATTCGACCGACCTCTGCGCCAGGTGCCTTGAGTGCAATACTCCTGTGGTAGAGATTGCCAAAGACCGCGTGATTGATCGAATTCCTGCCCGTGTGGCCGAGTCCTATGATGAGTTTTTTATTTGCCCCGATTGCCAGAAAATTTATTGGCAAGGGACGCACTTTCAAGACATGAAAAAGAAATTAGAGCAGTGGCAAAAAGAGCTCAGCCCCTAG
- a CDS encoding S41 family peptidase has translation MKAFVQKWKTLLLALILFLALFVMAETGFQIKAFAQDRYADLQNFTKVLNLVEQYYVEEVDTKKLIYGAIKGMLRELDPHTNFMPPDIFKDFETETSGEFGGLGIEISVTNGILTIISPIEDTPAWEAGIKAGDKVIAVDGHSTKGLSLVEASQLMKGKKGSKVVLKIVRDGEDEPRDIGIVRGSVKIKSVKYTNLDDGYAYIKITSFIENTAKDLEKAIDMHIKNNKKVEGMIIDMRRNPGGLLDQAVKVSDMFLKDGTIVSTIGRNKKDKEVSSASKKGRFTDFPIIILVNEYTASASEIVSGALQDNKRALIAGQRTFGKGSVQSVVKLGDGSGLKLTVARYYTPSGVSIQAEGIKPDIEIDDVDPEAFAKSVLKSKITREKDIAGHLKGDREKENDKAQKTLDLKPKDPSNALAWWKDVGNKKDENLTTKEKLFKNDYQVYQCFSYLKAWKTLKALAR, from the coding sequence ATGAAGGCATTCGTACAAAAGTGGAAAACTCTCTTACTGGCACTGATCTTGTTCTTGGCCCTCTTTGTAATGGCTGAGACAGGTTTTCAGATCAAAGCCTTCGCTCAGGATCGCTACGCGGATCTCCAGAATTTCACCAAAGTGTTGAACCTCGTTGAGCAATATTACGTTGAAGAAGTTGATACAAAGAAACTGATCTATGGTGCGATCAAAGGGATGTTGCGCGAACTCGATCCGCACACGAACTTTATGCCACCGGATATCTTTAAAGATTTCGAAACTGAAACAAGCGGTGAGTTCGGCGGCCTCGGTATCGAGATCTCTGTAACAAACGGCATCCTGACTATTATTTCTCCGATTGAAGACACCCCAGCTTGGGAAGCCGGTATCAAGGCGGGCGACAAAGTGATCGCAGTTGATGGTCACAGCACAAAAGGTTTGAGCCTCGTTGAAGCCTCTCAACTGATGAAGGGCAAAAAAGGTTCGAAAGTTGTTTTGAAGATCGTTCGCGATGGTGAAGATGAGCCCCGTGACATCGGCATCGTTCGTGGCAGTGTAAAAATCAAGTCTGTGAAATACACGAACTTGGATGACGGTTACGCTTACATCAAAATCACAAGCTTTATCGAGAACACGGCTAAAGATCTCGAAAAAGCTATCGATATGCACATCAAGAACAATAAAAAAGTTGAAGGTATGATCATCGATATGCGCCGCAATCCAGGTGGTTTGTTGGATCAAGCGGTGAAAGTCAGTGATATGTTCCTTAAAGATGGAACGATCGTGAGCACTATCGGTAGAAATAAAAAAGACAAGGAAGTTTCTAGCGCGTCTAAAAAAGGTCGTTTCACGGATTTCCCAATTATCATTCTCGTGAACGAATACACAGCTTCTGCGAGTGAGATTGTTTCCGGTGCTTTGCAAGATAACAAGCGCGCGTTGATCGCGGGTCAACGCACTTTCGGTAAAGGCTCTGTTCAATCCGTTGTGAAATTGGGTGATGGCAGCGGTTTGAAGCTGACGGTGGCTCGTTACTACACGCCAAGTGGTGTGAGCATTCAGGCAGAAGGTATTAAACCTGACATAGAAATTGATGATGTGGATCCAGAAGCATTTGCAAAATCTGTGTTAAAGTCCAAGATTACTCGTGAAAAAGACATCGCAGGACATCTAAAAGGTGACCGCGAAAAAGAAAACGATAAAGCTCAAAAGACATTGGACTTGAAGCCGAAAGATCCAAGCAACGCATTAGCGTGGTGGAAAGATGTGGGTAACAAGAAAGATGAGAATCTGACTACAAAAGAGAAACTATTTAAGAACGACTACCAGGTTTATCAGTGTTTCTCGTATTTGAAAGCTTGGAAAACACTGAAAGCCCTTGCGCGCTGA
- a CDS encoding CoA pyrophosphatase, translated as MSKTKKEISDILSQGPRIDLSKDFSRASGVALLLCGESSELELLFIKRAVNPADRWSGQIAFPGGKRDEADESLMAACLREVREEIGYTLSTDLLIGSLDDIQARKRGMLLEFYIEPFVFHLPEKPTLQLSASEVDKTYWISLDYLTDTANSTTYEFVREGLNIKLPAIRMPDGEILWGLSYMMLQNFFVKLSQK; from the coding sequence ATGAGCAAAACTAAGAAAGAAATCTCAGACATTCTTTCTCAAGGGCCACGTATCGATCTCTCGAAAGACTTTTCGAGAGCATCGGGAGTGGCCCTCTTACTTTGTGGCGAAAGCTCTGAGCTGGAGCTGTTATTCATTAAACGCGCCGTGAATCCCGCAGACCGCTGGTCCGGCCAGATCGCCTTCCCTGGTGGTAAGCGCGACGAAGCTGACGAATCCCTGATGGCAGCCTGCCTCCGCGAAGTGCGCGAGGAAATCGGCTATACGCTGTCCACTGACTTACTGATTGGCTCCCTCGATGACATTCAAGCGCGCAAGCGCGGGATGCTGCTTGAGTTCTACATTGAGCCTTTTGTTTTCCACCTGCCTGAGAAGCCCACGCTGCAATTGTCTGCGAGCGAGGTCGATAAGACTTACTGGATTTCTTTGGACTACCTAACGGACACTGCGAATTCGACGACCTATGAATTTGTACGCGAGGGTTTAAATATCAAGCTGCCCGCGATCCGTATGCCTGATGGCGAGATCCTTTGGGGACTGAGCTACATGATGTTGCAGAATTTCTTCGTAAAGCTTTCGCAGAAGTAA
- the mscL gene encoding large conductance mechanosensitive channel protein MscL produces the protein MWSEFKAFISKGNVLDLAVGIIIGAAFGKIVSSFVADVLMPVISLGMGKVDFSNLFVSLNGEHYETLAEAKKAAAPTLNYGVFLNSVIDFIILGFAVFLIVKMAAKVQKPAAAPATKECKYCLSTIPLKATKCSHCGSTVE, from the coding sequence ATGTGGAGTGAATTTAAGGCTTTCATTAGTAAAGGAAACGTTCTTGATTTGGCAGTCGGTATTATCATCGGTGCGGCCTTCGGTAAGATAGTCTCTTCATTTGTCGCCGATGTTTTGATGCCGGTCATTAGCCTTGGTATGGGCAAGGTCGATTTCAGTAACTTGTTTGTTTCATTGAACGGCGAACATTACGAAACTTTGGCTGAGGCAAAAAAGGCCGCAGCGCCGACTTTGAACTACGGTGTCTTTTTGAATAGCGTGATCGACTTTATTATTTTGGGCTTCGCCGTTTTCTTGATCGTTAAAATGGCCGCAAAGGTTCAAAAACCAGCCGCAGCTCCTGCAACAAAAGAGTGCAAATACTGCCTTTCGACGATCCCTCTTAAAGCGACGAAATGTTCCCACTGCGGTAGCACTGTGGAATAA
- a CDS encoding ABC transporter permease, with product MVRTLFQQRIGSLKRNWTLQFSTLIVVTACYIVVCGSFLLSQNLQKILTVWGEELQMTVYLSENTESSDVEALQKKIESNPGVGKVKFVSKDRALDDFRAQMASYAPDIMNEKDLLSLIPASFQVSLSESLKAVDHLKVLDGLAGKLKTEKSVAEVSYGQEWVQKYGQFLYYFEKACQALGIIIFCAALFVLSNVIRASVQSRRQEIEVLELIGATPAMIRRPFMVEGALIGFVSSVMAVGICYFSYANVLRFFENELKFLQLSQHLQFLGIGLLLGFCLAGTLLGALGSYLCVRQINDGWAASSL from the coding sequence ATGGTTCGCACCCTCTTTCAACAACGCATCGGTAGCCTCAAACGCAATTGGACTTTGCAGTTTTCAACACTCATTGTGGTGACCGCTTGTTACATCGTCGTTTGTGGGTCTTTTTTGCTTTCGCAAAACCTGCAAAAGATTCTAACGGTCTGGGGTGAAGAACTTCAGATGACTGTTTACCTGTCGGAAAATACAGAGTCTTCGGATGTGGAGGCGCTTCAAAAGAAAATCGAATCAAATCCCGGCGTTGGCAAAGTAAAGTTTGTCAGCAAGGATCGCGCACTTGATGACTTCCGCGCACAGATGGCAAGTTATGCCCCGGACATTATGAATGAAAAAGATTTGCTCAGCCTCATTCCAGCGAGTTTTCAAGTATCCCTCAGCGAGTCGCTAAAAGCCGTTGACCACTTGAAAGTACTTGATGGTCTGGCGGGAAAACTGAAGACAGAAAAATCCGTTGCTGAAGTGAGCTACGGTCAAGAATGGGTTCAAAAATACGGTCAGTTTCTTTATTATTTTGAAAAAGCCTGCCAAGCATTGGGGATTATCATCTTCTGCGCCGCCCTGTTTGTTCTTTCAAATGTGATCCGTGCATCTGTGCAGTCCCGCCGTCAAGAAATCGAAGTGCTGGAACTGATCGGTGCGACGCCGGCAATGATCCGTCGTCCTTTTATGGTCGAAGGCGCTCTGATCGGCTTCGTTTCTTCTGTGATGGCCGTTGGGATTTGCTATTTCTCTTATGCGAATGTTCTGCGTTTCTTTGAGAATGAACTTAAGTTCTTACAACTTTCCCAGCATTTGCAATTTTTGGGAATTGGTTTGCTGCTTGGATTCTGCTTGGCGGGAACTCTCTTAGGTGCTCTAGGTTCTTACCTGTGCGTTCGTCAGATCAATGATGGCTGGGCGGCAAGCAGCCTATGA
- the tig gene encoding trigger factor, translating into MKTNIEKVSSLHHKINVEVPAAVVQTAFNRIFNDIQKEVTVKGFRKGKAPIATIKSMYADRVKQDVAQELIQMHYIKALTEHKLEPISNPEFEFDIPTETKDFAFSASFDVRPEVKLNKYEGMEVEKEKLVFDDKKVDEVLENIRSSRATFADVLEDRAAQLGDVAVVDFEGFVDGKPLENGTGTNHNLELGAKQFIEGFEEGIVGMKVGGTKTLNLKFPTPYHSAELAGKPVEFKVKLAGLKKKVLPELNDEFLATLGGPTSLEDLKKTIREDLEGSEQKRVEDAFKNRLLKKLVQANPVEVPPSLLKDQKNSLIADFQKRMSEQGMSPADFKDYVQKWDADFEKTAGEMIQSSFLIDAIAKKHDLFAKDEDLDAKYKEYAAQTHIEEARIREFYSRPEQTSRLSYMITEEKVIGFLNKTVKVKEVSADQLKDEQN; encoded by the coding sequence ATGAAAACAAATATCGAGAAAGTTTCTTCTCTCCATCACAAAATCAATGTCGAAGTTCCTGCGGCTGTTGTTCAAACAGCATTCAACAGAATCTTCAACGACATTCAAAAAGAAGTAACTGTAAAAGGTTTCCGCAAAGGCAAAGCTCCCATTGCTACAATCAAGAGCATGTACGCTGACCGCGTAAAGCAAGACGTTGCTCAAGAATTGATCCAAATGCATTACATCAAAGCTTTGACTGAGCACAAACTTGAGCCCATCAGCAATCCTGAATTCGAATTCGACATTCCAACCGAAACAAAAGATTTCGCATTCTCTGCATCTTTTGACGTTCGCCCTGAAGTGAAGTTGAACAAGTACGAAGGCATGGAAGTTGAAAAAGAAAAACTCGTTTTCGACGACAAAAAAGTTGATGAAGTTTTGGAAAACATCCGTTCTTCACGCGCTACTTTTGCTGACGTTCTTGAAGACCGTGCAGCTCAATTGGGCGATGTCGCCGTTGTTGATTTCGAAGGTTTCGTTGATGGCAAACCTTTGGAAAATGGCACTGGCACAAACCACAACCTCGAGTTGGGTGCTAAGCAATTCATCGAAGGCTTCGAAGAAGGCATCGTTGGCATGAAAGTCGGCGGCACTAAAACTTTGAACTTGAAGTTCCCTACTCCATACCACTCTGCTGAGCTTGCTGGTAAACCAGTTGAGTTCAAAGTGAAGTTGGCTGGCTTGAAAAAGAAAGTTTTGCCTGAATTGAACGACGAGTTCTTGGCAACTCTCGGCGGCCCTACTTCATTGGAAGATTTGAAAAAGACAATCCGTGAAGACTTGGAAGGCTCTGAACAAAAACGTGTAGAAGACGCTTTCAAAAACCGTCTTTTGAAAAAGCTTGTTCAAGCAAATCCAGTCGAAGTTCCTCCTTCTTTGTTGAAGGATCAAAAGAACTCTTTGATCGCTGACTTCCAAAAAAGAATGAGCGAACAAGGCATGTCTCCTGCTGATTTCAAAGACTATGTTCAAAAATGGGATGCAGACTTCGAAAAGACTGCTGGCGAAATGATCCAATCCAGCTTCTTGATCGATGCTATCGCGAAGAAACACGATTTGTTCGCGAAAGACGAAGACCTCGATGCGAAATACAAAGAATACGCTGCGCAGACTCACATCGAAGAGGCGCGCATCCGTGAATTCTACTCTCGTCCTGAACAAACAAGCCGTTTGAGCTACATGATCACTGAAGAGAAAGTGATCGGCTTCTTGAACAAGACTGTAAAAGTTAAAGAAGTTAGCGCAGACCAGCTCAAAGATGAGCAAAACTAA